The following are encoded in a window of Dictyostelium discoideum AX4 chromosome 6 chromosome, whole genome shotgun sequence genomic DNA:
- the srp72 gene encoding signal recognition particle 72 kDa subunit: protein MSKDTTVSLEQLFKELDEYIINSQFKKAIRVCNKILSVNGNDSEAFQCKVICLMQLSNFTEAIECFKKPEQIQSMQFEYSYCLYSTAKYQEALTQLEKQSSKETKSLELEAQIYYKLENYQKTISIYESLLSKPGYSDSIEFITNLCAVYLDAGKFNECQELLNKNKSQQTKTHELAFNSACLAISKNDTKTAETQLKLAKKICTDSLKKDGFSEEEIKEEQTSIDVQLGYVQQICGNLEKSLEQYQNVLEQQVGDSATLVATNNSISVRSILQSDQWSTQPKEYTHAMDSLKSLLTEAESTRLNSKQKKVINYNLCLLLVQLKKVSQCEELIKTLKSKYGQQQQQVDTSFVEDLDIIQVSLLIKEKKFKDAEKLLLKNNTTTGSIKSQLLLAQIYLLDNNNVAKALNVLEKLDSSVSLRPGIVATKVALYEKSGDLEKAVNSLDDLISIFDKQKKSEKDEEIYVNLLKASGNFKLKHHKYREASDMFDRVLKINPNDLIALPSYIVATSHFDPSLSQKYEGKLPNIKFESKIDIDLIEKYGLTFEKKLNLNEDSNSSSPTTTTTTTTKSTKPTATEVVKIKKSKKKLPKVMKPNYVPDPGRWLPKWQRANAKAARSKKNKDIIKGPQGIASASQTASLFVQESKNTNTNNNNTQSSKSEKPRNIHKKKSKK, encoded by the exons ATGTCTAAAGATACAACAGTTTCATTAGAACAACTCTTTAAAGAGTTAGATGAATATATCATAAAttcacaatttaaaaaagcaaTTCGTGTTTgtaataaaa ttttatcaGTAAATGGTAATGATTCAGAAGCATTCCAATGTAAAGTAATTTGTTTAATGCAACTTAGTAATTTTACAGAAGCAAttgaatgttttaaaaaaccagaacaaattcaatcaatgcAATTCGAATATTCATATTGTCTTTATTCAACTGCAAAATATCAAGAAGCATTAACTCAATTAGAAAAGCAATCATCAAAAGAAACTAAATCTTTAGAACTTGAAGCTCAAATC TACTAcaaattagaaaattatcaaaaaacaatttcaatttatgaaagtttattatcaaaaccaGGTTAT tcagattcaattgaatttattaccaATCTTTGTGCAGTTTATTTAGATGCAGGTAAATTCAATGAATGtcaagaattattaaataaaaataagagtCAACAAACAAAGACCCATGAATTAGCATTCAATTCTGCATGTTTAGCAATTTCAAAGAATGATACTAAAACTGCTGaaactcaattaaaattagcaAAGa aaatttgtacagattcattaaaaaaagatggaTTTAGTGAAGAAGAGATTAAAGAAGAACAAACATCAATCGATGTTCAACTAGGTTATGTTCAACAAATTTGTGGTAACTTGGAGAAATCTTTAGAACAATATCAAAATGTATTGGAACAACAAGTTGGTGATAGTGCAACATTGGTAGCtacaaataatagtatttcAGTACGTTCAATTCTTCAATCTGACCAATGGTCAACTCAACCAAAAGAGTATACTCATGCAATGGATTCATTGAAATCTTTATTAACAGAGGCTGAATCAACTCGTTTAAATAGTAAACAAAAGAAAGTCATCAATTATAatctttgtttattattagtacaattgaaaaaagttAGTCAATGTGAAGAGTTAATTAAAACTTTGAAATCAAAATACggccaacaacaacaacaagttgATACATCATTCGTTGAAGATTTAGATATTATTCaagtttcattattaattaaagaaaagaaatttaaagatgcagagaaattattattaaagaataatactactactggttcaattaaatcacaattattattagcacaaatttatttattggataataataatgttgcaAAGGCATTGAATGTTTTGGAGAAATTAGATTCATCAGTTTCATTGAGACCTGGTATTGTCGCTACAAAGGTTGCATTGTATGAAAAATCGGGTGATTTAGAAAAGGCAGTCAATAGTTTAGATGATTTAATCTCAATTTTTGATAAACAAAAGAAATCTGAAAAAGATGAAGAGATTTATGTTAACCTTTTGAAAGCAAGTGGtaactttaaattaaaacatcaTAAATATAGAGAAGCCTCTGATATGTTTGATAGAGTATTAAAGATTAAtccaaatgatttaatagcTTTACCATCTTACATTGTTGCCACTTCACATTTCGATCCATCTTTATCTCAAAAGTATGAAGgtaaattaccaaatattaaatttgaatctaaaattgatattgatttaattgaaaagtaTGGTTTAACttttgaaaagaaattaaatttaaatgaagattcaaattcatcatcaccaacaacaacaactactactactaccaaaTCTACCAAACCAACTGCAACAGAAGTTGttaaaattaagaaatctaaaaagaaattaccaAAAGTAATGAAACCAAATTATGTTCCAGACCCAGGTCGTTGGTTACCAAAATGGCAACGTGCAAATGCTAAAGCTGCAAGAAGTAAAAAGAATAAGGATATCATTAAAGGTCCACAAGGTATTGCATCTGCTTCTCAAACTGCTTCACTCTTTGTTCAAGaatcaaaaaatacaaatacaaacaataacaatactCAATCTTCTAAATCTGAAAAACCAAGAAACATtcataaaaagaaatcaaaaaaatag